Sequence from the Lysobacter capsici genome:
ACCTGACCCTGGCCGCGGCCGGCTACAACGCCGGCGAGGGCGCGGTCGACAAGTACCGCGGCGTGCCGCCGTACGCCGAGACCCAGCGCTATGTGCAGCGGGTGGCGGTGCTGGCGCAGCGCTATCGTTCGGCGGTGGTCGCGCGCTGACCAGGGTTGCGGGGCGGCCGGCGCAGGCTGCCGAGCTCCGGGCGAGACGGTTCGCGATCGCGTGCAAGTCCGCCGTCGACGCCGAAATCCCGGCGACGCGGCCGATCGCGCACCGCGCGGCGGCGCGATGCCCACGCAACCCGTGCCGGGCGCGCCGCCGTTCGCCCGCCGCTGTTCCCCGCCCCTAGCCGATTAAGCGCGAATAAGCCGCCTTTTACCGGCTCGACGCCGGCCGCCGCCGCCGCCGCGCGCCACCGCGTCGTGGTTTTGCAATACCGCCGATTGTCGCGCCCTTAACGGTTCCGCTACACTTCCCCGTCTTTTGTGCCGCCAGCCTTTCGCCAGTGGTTAAGTAGTTCCCCATGGTGCCCGGTCGGTGCGGCGTAACTTCGAATTGCAGCTTTCGCGGAGTGCCGGATGGCCAACCAAGGGGTCCACGATCCTATTAACACGGGCCGACGTCGGTTCCTGACGGCGACCACGGCAGTGGTCGGTGCGGTCGGGGCCGGTTTTGCGGCGGTACCCTTCATCAAGTCCTGGAACCCCAGCGCGCGCGCCAAGCTCGCCGGTGCGCCGGTGACCGCGGACATCAGCGCCCTGGCCGAAGGCCAGCGCCTGGTCCTGGAATGGCGCGGTCAGCCGATCTGGATCGTCAAGCGCTCCGAGGCCATCCTCAAGGCGCTGCCGACCCTGGACAGGCATCTGCGCGATCCGAAGTCCGAGAACCTGGATCAGCAGCCGGCCTACGTGCGCGCCGCCAATCCGGAACTGCGCTCGATCAAGCCCGGCATCTCGGTGCTGGTCGGCCTGTGCACCCACCTGGGCTGTTCGCCGGAAATGAAGGCCGAGATCCGGCCCGAAGCCTTCGACCCCGAGTGGAAGGGCGGCTACTTCTGCCCCTGCCACAAGTCGCGTTTCGACATGGCCGGCCGGGTGTTCCAGGGCGTGCCCGCGCCGATCAACCTGCTGGTGCCTCCGCACTACTACGCAGACGACAACACCATCATCATCGGCGTTGATCCGAAGGGAGCGGCGTAAGTCATGTCCAACATCCTTACCCGAACCGCCAACAACGTCTTCGATTGGGTCACCGCTCGCGCGCCCGGCATGATGCCGGTCTATCGCAAGCACATGACCGAGTACTACGCGCCGAAGAACTTCAACGTCTGGTACTACTTCGGTTCGCTGGCGCTGCTGGTGCTGGTCAACCAGATCGTCACCGGCATCTTCCTGACGATGCACTTCAAGCCGTCCGCGGCCGATGCGTTCTCGTCGGTCGAATACATCATGCGCGACGTGGAGTGGGGCTGGCTGATCCGCTACATGCACTCCACCGGCGCATCGCTGTTCTTCATCGTCGTCTACCTGCACATGTTCCGCGGCCTGCTGTACGGCTCGTACCAGAAGCCGCGCGAGCTGGTGTGGATCCTGGGCATGCTGATCTATCTGGTGCTGATGGCCGAAGCCTTCATGGGCTACGTGCTGCCGTGGGGCCAGATGTCGTTCTGGGGCGCGAAGGTCATCATCTCGCTGTTCGGCGCGATCCCGGTGATCGGCAACGGCCTGACCGAGTGGATCATGGGCGACTACCTGCCCGGCGACGCCACCCTCAACCGCTTCTTCGCCCTGCACGTGATCGCGCTGCCGCTGGTGCTGTTGCTGCTGGTGGTGCTGCACCTGGGCGCGCTGCACGAAGTGGGTTCCAACAACCCCGACGGCGTCGACATCAAGAAGGGCCCGAAGGGCAACCGCTGGGACGCGAACAAGCCGCTCGACGGCATTCCGTTCCACCCGTACTACACGGTCAAGGACCTGGTCGGCGTCGGCTTCTTCCTGATCATCGCCGCGTTCATCATCTTCTTCGCCCCGGCGATGGGCGGCTGGTTCCTCGAGCACGACAACTTCACCGAGGCCAACCGCCTGGTGACGCCCGAGCACATCAAGCCGGTGTGGTACTACACCCCGTACTACGCGATGTTGCGGGTGATCCCGCACAAGCTGTCGGGCGTGCTGGTCATGTTCGCGGCGATCGCGATCCTGTTCCTGGTGCCGTGGCTGGACCGCTGCAAGGTCAAGTCGGTGCGTTACCGCGGCTGGATCAGCAAGTTCATGCTGATGCTGCTGGCGGCGTGCTTCATCTGGCTGGGCAAGATCGGCGCCGGCCCGGGTACCGACCCGGTCGAGACCATCGTCGGCCGCGTGCTGACCTTCCTGTACTTCGCCTTCTTCATCACCATGCCGCTGTGGACCAAGCTCGACAAGACCAAGCCGGTGCCGGAACGGGTGACGATGCATGACTAAGTCCAGCACCCAGGTCCGTCTGCAAGAGTCCGCGGCGGTCGCCGCCGACTTTCCAAACAGCCAGCCTCTGCAGAAGAATCGCATCGTGAAGAAGCTCGCCACCTTCGTCGCCGGACTGCTCGTGTCGGCCACCGCCTTCGCTTCCGGCGGCGGCAACCTGATGCAGTCGGAGACCGACCTGAGCAACCGCGCCTCGCTGCAGCGCGGCGCGCAGCTGTACATGAACTACTGCTCGGGCTGCCACTCGCTCAAGTACCTGCGCTATTCGCGCATGGCCGAGGACCTGGGGCTGACCGAAGAAGAGGTGATGAACAACCTCAACTTCACCGGCGCCAAGTTCGGCGAGCAGGTTCAGGTCAACATGACCGCCGAGCACGCCAGCCAGTGGTTCGGCAAGATGCCGCCGGACCTGAGCGTGATCGCGCGCGTGCGCGGCAGCGACTGGATCTACACCTACCTCAACGAGTTCTATCTCGACGAGACCCGTCCGCTGGGCTGGAACAACAAGCTGTTCCCGAACGCCTCGATGCCCAATCCGCTGTGGGAGCTGCAGGGCCTGCAGCACGCGGAATACGGCGAGCTCGACAAGGCCACGGGCGAACGCCCGGTCCATGCGCTCAAGGTGACCCAGCCCGGCAAGCTCGACGCCGAAGGCTTCAAGACGGCCACGCGCGACATCACCACATTCCTCGAGTACGCCGGCGAACCGGCCGCCCTGAAGCGCCAGAGTCTCGGCGTTTGGGTGATCCTGTTCCTGGCGTTGTTCACCTTCATCGCGTATCTGTTGAAGACCGAGTACTGGCGCGACGTGGAGCACTGACGTCGTTCGACTGGAAAACCCACGCCACAAGCGTGGGTTTTCCGCTAGGGTGTCGGCTCCACCGAGTCGACAACCTTGGCAAAGTCCAATGCAGGCTCGAGGCCGTGATGACCTTCCACAGCGGGTGGGGGGCGTCTTGCGACTGGCGGATTCCGGTCGTTGGAGAGGTCGATGATGGCGGCGAGCCCCCGTATGCGTAATGCACTGACTCTGTTTTCGTCCACCGATTGCGTGCTGTGTCATCGCGTCCGGCTGGTGCTGGCGGCCAAGGGCGTCACCTACGACCTGATCCCGGTCGACCCGCAGAACCCGCCCGAAGACCTGGTCGACCTCAATCCCTATCACTCGGTGCCGACCCTGGTCGAGCGCGATCTGGTGCTGTACGCGGCCAGCGTGGTCTGCGAATACCTGGACGAGCGCTACCCGCATCCGCCGCTGATGCCGGTCGATCCGCTGTCGCGCGCGCGTCTGCGCCTGGCGATGCTGCGGCTGGAACACGACTGGGTGCCGCAGGTGCAGGCCATCCAGATGGGCAACAAGGCCCAGGCCGAGGCCGCGCGCAAGCGGCTCAAGGAACTGCTGACCGCCTCGGTGCCGCTGTTCAAGGCCAGCAAGTTCTTCCTGAATCCGGAAATGAGCCTGGCCGACTGCGCCATGGCGCCGATCATCTGGCGCCTGCCGTCGCTGGACGTGCCGCTGCCGAAGGACGGCAAGGCGATCGAGGACTACGGCAACCGGATCTTCCGCAACCCCGGTTTCACCCGCAGCCTGACCGAGCAGGAGCGCAAGCTGCGCGATTTGCCGGGTTAAGGCCGGGATTGGGGATTCGGGATTCGAGATTGGGGAAGCGAGAGGCGGGAAGCGGGTTCGTGGGGCGCAGATCGTCTGGGCTGAACTTCACCCGATGTCTTGCGTTCCGATCGCGCTGAAGCGTCGCCGTTCCCGGGCCCGAAAGCGTCTGAAATCCTTCCTGTAACCATCACGAAGGATCGGCCGCGCGGGCAGGGCGGGCATGGCCTGGTTGCCGCCGGACTCGTCACCGCGTGCAGCCGGCTCGCGATCCGTCGCTGGCGGGCGTTCGTCGACGATGGCGGCGCCGCGTGAATGCGCTGCTGGCCGCCTGCCGGCCGGTGCTTTAGCTTAAAATGCGTATATGACCGAAAGCAGCACGCCGATGACCAGCCACCGCCCCTATCTGTTGCGGGCACTGTACGAATGGATCGCCGACAACGGCATGACCCCGCACCTGCTGGTCGACGCCACGCGCCCGGCGGTGCAGGTGCCGGCGCATGCGGTCAAGGACGGCAAGATCGTCCTCAACGTCGCCGCGCGCGCGGTCTCGCACCTGGAAATGGGCAACGACCTGATCCGCTTCAGCGCCCGCTTCGGCGGCGTCAGCCATGCGGTCTCGGTGCCGGTTGGCGCGGTGCTGGCGATCTATGCGCGCGAAACCGGGCAGGGCATGGCCTTGCCGGAAGACAGCAGCCTGGAAGAGTCGGCGCTGGACGAAGGGCAGGACGAAGCCGAGGCGGGTTCGCCGCCGGTGCTGAGCGCGGTGCCGAACGATCCGGCGCCCGAGGGCGACGACGACGGCCCGCAGCCGCCTTCGCCTTCGCCGCGTCGCGGCGGGCATTTGCGGATCGTCAAGTAGGCCTCGCGATTTCCTTGTCTTTCTAGCGGTGAGCGAAGGAAGTGCGGAATCGGGAAGGCGGTCCCGTGCTGGTTCTGCGTAGGGGGAGTGGCGATGCGAACTGATTTGTTTCGCTCGATCGATACCACGCGCCCTCACCCCGGCCCTCTCCCGCACGCGGGAGAGGGAGACGGAGAAAGATGGAGATACGAGGTAGGCGAGTCGCCGCCGCTTTCCCTTCTCCCGCTTGCGGGAGAAGGTGCCCGAAGGGCGGATGAGGGCAAGCGAGCGCCTAGTGCAACTGCGACGGCTCGCGCGCAATCGGCCCGCTGAACGCGATCAGCCGCTCCCCGCGCAGCACCAGCCGGCCGACATGCCGGTCTTCGCCGTCGATCGAATAGTCGAAGCGGAACGTGCGCTCGAACCCGAGCCAGCCGCTCTCGCGCCGGATCACTTTCAGCCCGATCGCATGCACGCTCTGATCGAGCCACTGCACCCCGGCCGCGCGGCAGGCGTCGCGGCCGACCGCTTCGGCGCGCTCGGCGGCGGCGCGGCCCGCGCTCCAGAACGAGAACGCGGCGGCGCCGAATATCATCAGGAAGATCAGGCTGGGCATGGCGAATGTCTGGCGGCGGCGAGGGGCAAAGCCAAGGGGCTTCAGCCCGGCGGCGGACCGAGTTTCAACGAAAGATCGATCGCCCGCACATGTTTGGTCAGGCCGCCGATCGAAATGCAGTCGACCCCGTCCTGGGCGATGGCGCGCAGCCCGGCCAGATCCACGCCGCCGGAGACTTCCAGCGGAATGCGACCGTCGAACGGCGCGGCGCGCGCGATCCGCACCGCCTCGCGCCGAGTCGGCGCATCGAAATCGTCGATCAGGATGCGATCGCAGCCCTCGGTCAATGCTTCGCGCAGCTGATCCAGCGATTCGACTTCGACGATCAGCGGCAGCTGCGGATGCTTCGCGCGCGCGCCGCGGATCGCCGCGGTCAGCGAGCCGGCCGCGCGTACGTGGTTTTCCTTGAGCATCACCGCGTCATACAGACCGATGCGATGGTTGACCCCGCCGCCGACCCGGACCGCGTACTTCTGCGCCAGGCGCAGGCCGGGCAGGGTCTTGCGGGTATCGAGAATGCGGGTGCCGGTGCCTTCGACGGCCGCGACATGCGCCGCGGTGGTCGTGGCGGTGCCCGACAGGGTCTGCAGGAAATTCAGCGAAGCGCGTTCGGCGCTGACCAGGGCGCGCGAGCGGCCCTGCAAGGTCGCCAGCACCGTGCCCTTGGCGACGCGGTCGCCTTCGGCGACCCGCCAGTCGATCTGAACGTTCGGATCGAGCGCGCGATGGCAGGCGTCGAACCACGGCCGCCCGCACACCACCGCGTCTTCCTTGCACAACAGGTAGGCGATGTCGGCCGAATCGGGCAGCAGGTCGGCGGTGACGTCGCCGCCGCCGAGGTCTTCGGCCAGCGCGTCGGCCACGTCGGCCTCGATTTCGGCCGAGGGCGGCGGGGTCAGGTCGCGGACGGGCGCGCTCATGCGCTCGGGAAGTCGCTGACTTGGGCGGTGGCGATGGCGTTTTCCGAATCCAGCAGCGGAATGCCGTCGTCGACGATGTAGACGATCTTGCGGTCGCGGGTGATCAACGCTTCGCGCAGCGCCTCGGATTGGGCCTCGCCGCCGCCGCGGACCAGGCCGCCGGCGGCGA
This genomic interval carries:
- the petA gene encoding ubiquinol-cytochrome c reductase iron-sulfur subunit — protein: MANQGVHDPINTGRRRFLTATTAVVGAVGAGFAAVPFIKSWNPSARAKLAGAPVTADISALAEGQRLVLEWRGQPIWIVKRSEAILKALPTLDRHLRDPKSENLDQQPAYVRAANPELRSIKPGISVLVGLCTHLGCSPEMKAEIRPEAFDPEWKGGYFCPCHKSRFDMAGRVFQGVPAPINLLVPPHYYADDNTIIIGVDPKGAA
- a CDS encoding cytochrome b — translated: MSNILTRTANNVFDWVTARAPGMMPVYRKHMTEYYAPKNFNVWYYFGSLALLVLVNQIVTGIFLTMHFKPSAADAFSSVEYIMRDVEWGWLIRYMHSTGASLFFIVVYLHMFRGLLYGSYQKPRELVWILGMLIYLVLMAEAFMGYVLPWGQMSFWGAKVIISLFGAIPVIGNGLTEWIMGDYLPGDATLNRFFALHVIALPLVLLLLVVLHLGALHEVGSNNPDGVDIKKGPKGNRWDANKPLDGIPFHPYYTVKDLVGVGFFLIIAAFIIFFAPAMGGWFLEHDNFTEANRLVTPEHIKPVWYYTPYYAMLRVIPHKLSGVLVMFAAIAILFLVPWLDRCKVKSVRYRGWISKFMLMLLAACFIWLGKIGAGPGTDPVETIVGRVLTFLYFAFFITMPLWTKLDKTKPVPERVTMHD
- a CDS encoding cytochrome c1; amino-acid sequence: MQSETDLSNRASLQRGAQLYMNYCSGCHSLKYLRYSRMAEDLGLTEEEVMNNLNFTGAKFGEQVQVNMTAEHASQWFGKMPPDLSVIARVRGSDWIYTYLNEFYLDETRPLGWNNKLFPNASMPNPLWELQGLQHAEYGELDKATGERPVHALKVTQPGKLDAEGFKTATRDITTFLEYAGEPAALKRQSLGVWVILFLALFTFIAYLLKTEYWRDVEH
- a CDS encoding glutathione S-transferase N-terminal domain-containing protein, whose amino-acid sequence is MAASPRMRNALTLFSSTDCVLCHRVRLVLAAKGVTYDLIPVDPQNPPEDLVDLNPYHSVPTLVERDLVLYAASVVCEYLDERYPHPPLMPVDPLSRARLRLAMLRLEHDWVPQVQAIQMGNKAQAEAARKRLKELLTASVPLFKASKFFLNPEMSLADCAMAPIIWRLPSLDVPLPKDGKAIEDYGNRIFRNPGFTRSLTEQERKLRDLPG
- a CDS encoding ClpXP protease specificity-enhancing factor, translated to MTESSTPMTSHRPYLLRALYEWIADNGMTPHLLVDATRPAVQVPAHAVKDGKIVLNVAARAVSHLEMGNDLIRFSARFGGVSHAVSVPVGAVLAIYARETGQGMALPEDSSLEESALDEGQDEAEAGSPPVLSAVPNDPAPEGDDDGPQPPSPSPRRGGHLRIVK
- a CDS encoding DUF3301 domain-containing protein; its protein translation is MPSLIFLMIFGAAAFSFWSAGRAAAERAEAVGRDACRAAGVQWLDQSVHAIGLKVIRRESGWLGFERTFRFDYSIDGEDRHVGRLVLRGERLIAFSGPIAREPSQLH
- the nadC gene encoding carboxylating nicotinate-nucleotide diphosphorylase gives rise to the protein MSAPVRDLTPPPSAEIEADVADALAEDLGGGDVTADLLPDSADIAYLLCKEDAVVCGRPWFDACHRALDPNVQIDWRVAEGDRVAKGTVLATLQGRSRALVSAERASLNFLQTLSGTATTTAAHVAAVEGTGTRILDTRKTLPGLRLAQKYAVRVGGGVNHRIGLYDAVMLKENHVRAAGSLTAAIRGARAKHPQLPLIVEVESLDQLREALTEGCDRILIDDFDAPTRREAVRIARAAPFDGRIPLEVSGGVDLAGLRAIAQDGVDCISIGGLTKHVRAIDLSLKLGPPPG
- a CDS encoding Trm112 family protein — encoded protein: MDRKLLDLLVCPTTRQPLFPLESRGLQALNAAIAAGGLVRGGGEAQSEALREALITRDRKIVYIVDDGIPLLDSENAIATAQVSDFPSA